Within the Emticicia oligotrophica DSM 17448 genome, the region TGATAAAGCAGGAAAGGTTACGCTGATTATTGAAGATTTAACTCGTCCTAATGGTTTGGCTTTCTCACCAGATGAAAAAACTTTATACGTAGCACAGTCAGACCCCGACCGAGCCTATTTAATGGCATACCCTGTTTTAAAGGATGGAAAAGTTGGTAAGGGAAAAATATTTTATGATATGACTCCAATGGTAAAGCAAGGCCTAAAAGGCTTGCCAGATGGCTTAAAAATTGATAAAAAAGGTAATATTTTTACAACTGGCCCAGGTGGAGTTTTGATTTTATCGCCAGATGCCAAACTTTTAGGAAGAATAGATACTGGAGAAGCAACTGCCAATTGTGCTTTTGGAAATGATGGTTCGATGCTTTACATCACAGCCGATATGTATTTACTTCGTGTACAAACACTTACTGTTGGTAATGGATTTTGATGAATTGGTGAGATAAAAAAGCCACATCTGTTATTAACGGATGTGGCTTTTTTATGAAATGATATGCCTTATTCTTCCCAAGCCCAGTCGATGCGATGTTTCATATCTTTGATACTCATACCGTTTGACTTGAAGTAACCTCTAATCTCGTCAACTTTGTCGTACTGCTGGTTGGCTTTGTATTCACGATAAAGATTTAGCATACCGTTCAGCACCGCCTCTGAGTTTTCTGGTTTTTCTTCTTTCAAACCTAAAATTCCTTCAATAAAAAGTACAAAATTATCTTTGAGTGCATTGAAAGTTTCTTCACCCAAAGCGGCAGGTTGAAGCTGATTCATGTAAATCATGTTTACATACTTCAAGAGATTGAACAACTGAGCAATCGCTACAGCCGTATTCAAATCATCATTCATGGCATCGTAGAATGCTGAAATAGATTTTTCGATGTCTTGTTTTTTCTTTTCATCAATAGCTACCTCAACTGCTTCATAATTTAGCGTCTTTACGATTCTAAGGCCATTTATCATTCTTCGGAAAGCCTTTTGTGAGGCTCTCAGTGCATCATTAGAAAAGTCGAGTGTACTACGATACTGTGATTGCAACATAAAGAAGCGAACCGTCATTGGACTATACGGCTGCTCAAGTAGTGGGTGGCTACCAGCAAAAAGCTCCGCTGGCAAGAATGAATTACCCAAAGATTTCGACATTTTTTGGCCATTCACTGTAAGCATATTTGAATGCATCCAGTATTTTACAGGGTCTTTGCCCGTAATTCCAACTCCTTGAGCAATTTCGCACTCGTGGTGTGGAAACTTGAGGTCCATACCGCCTCCGTGTATATCAAATTGTGCTCCTAAATATTTGGTACTCATACAAGTACATTCTAAATGCCAACCTGGGAAACCCATTCCCCAAGGGCTCGGCCACTGCATGATATGTTCGGGATTAGCTTTTTTCCAAATAGCAAAATCTAAAGGATTTCGTTTTTCAGCTTGGCCATCTAATTCACGGGTTTCATTCAAAAGGTCTTCCAAGATTCTTCCCGAAAGTTTTCCGTAATCATTCCCTCCTTGGTTATATTTATTAATATCGAAATAAACTGAACCATTCGATTCGTAGGCTAAACCTTTGTCGATTAAGGTTTTAACTGCTTCAATTTGTTCAATTAAATGACCCGTAGCAGTTGGTTCGATACTTGGTGGTAAAAAGTTAAATTTTTCTAAAACATTATGAAAATCATTGGTGTAGCGTTGTACTACCTCCATTGGCTCAAGTTTTTCGAGTTTAGCCATTTTCCCGATTTTGTCTTCTCCCTCATCTCCATCCCCTACTAAGTGTCCAACATCGGTGATATTTCTGACATAACGCACTTTATAACCCAAGTGCAATAAATAACGATAAAGCACATCGAAGGTCATGAATGTACGCACATTACCGAGGTGAACATTGTTGTAAACCGTAGGCCCACAAACATACATACCTACGTGATTGGGTACAATTGGTTGGAATTCTTCTTTTTGACGTGTAAGCGTATTGTAAATTTTTAAAACTTGCATAGAAACAATGTTGAATGAAAAGTATGATTCGGTGAGTTAATAACGTATTTACTCACCAATCTTAGTTATTATCAATGTAAAAAAAGAATATATCTACTATTGTTGGGAGAATAGTTAGCAGCAACAACAACATCGAAAAGTAGATTTGAAAAGCATTCTTTAGAAGATTTTTTACAAAATTACAGAACGTTTATTAAAACCCACTACACCTAAGGCATTTATTATGTTAAAAAATTGATGAGCGGGATAAGTTTTGTAAAATGAAAGTATTAGTTGCTTGATTTTTAGAGAATTATGGATTTACTTTAAAAAAATGAAACCCTAATTTTAAAGTTAATGACAAACACAAACGAACAAAAATTGCAAAAAAGCCTTACACCAACGCTGCTATGGGGTTTAGGTGTTGGATACGTAATTTCAGGAATGTATTTTGGCTGGAACCTTGGCCTTGAAAAAGGTGGTACTCTTGGAATGGCAGTAGCTACATTTGTGGTAATTGTGCTTTATGTGACTTTTTCGTTGAGTTATGCCGAATTAGCTTGTGCCATACCCAAAGCTGGAGGTGCATTTGACTATGCTAATAGAGCTTTGGGGAAAAAATGGGGTTTTGTAGCAGGAATGGCCCAGAATATTGAATTTTTGTTTGCTCCTCCAGCAATTGCCGTGGGTATTGGGGCATATTTCAATGCGGTTTTTCCACAACTGTCAATTACAGTTGTAGCCATTGGGGCATATTTTTGCTTTACTTTGCTTAATATTTTAGGTACAAAACTCGCTTCTTCATTCGAACTTATCATTACGATTTTGGCCGTATTGGGCCTAATAATATTTTGGTATTTTACATTTC harbors:
- the cysS gene encoding cysteine--tRNA ligase produces the protein MQVLKIYNTLTRQKEEFQPIVPNHVGMYVCGPTVYNNVHLGNVRTFMTFDVLYRYLLHLGYKVRYVRNITDVGHLVGDGDEGEDKIGKMAKLEKLEPMEVVQRYTNDFHNVLEKFNFLPPSIEPTATGHLIEQIEAVKTLIDKGLAYESNGSVYFDINKYNQGGNDYGKLSGRILEDLLNETRELDGQAEKRNPLDFAIWKKANPEHIMQWPSPWGMGFPGWHLECTCMSTKYLGAQFDIHGGGMDLKFPHHECEIAQGVGITGKDPVKYWMHSNMLTVNGQKMSKSLGNSFLPAELFAGSHPLLEQPYSPMTVRFFMLQSQYRSTLDFSNDALRASQKAFRRMINGLRIVKTLNYEAVEVAIDEKKKQDIEKSISAFYDAMNDDLNTAVAIAQLFNLLKYVNMIYMNQLQPAALGEETFNALKDNFVLFIEGILGLKEEKPENSEAVLNGMLNLYREYKANQQYDKVDEIRGYFKSNGMSIKDMKHRIDWAWEE